In Deinococcus radiotolerans, the genomic stretch TAATGCGCGAGGGCCCGCTGGAGGGCGAGCGCGGCGTCCCTCGCGGCGAGGCGGGGCCGGTGCGGGTGCGCGCTGAGGGTGTTCCAGTCGGTGCCGTGGAGGGCCGCGATGACGTTCAGGGCGCGCTGCTGGCCGAGGGGATTGAGGTGATGGGCGGCGAGGTGGGCGCGCAGGGTGTGGGCAGCGGTCTTGGCGGGGTGGGTCATCGCGCAGTCCTTCCGGAGCGCCGGCGCGGCGGGTCCCCACGTTCCCGCCGCCGCGCTCCTGAAGGGAGGACCGGTCAGACGATCAAACCTGAACTTCACCGTGCATGTGCGGGGGGCGTAGGCGTTCAGGTGGCCACCCCCATGGTACTCCGTCCACAGCGGGATGGGGGTCACGGCCCGTGCCCCGAGCGGCACGGCCGGCAATGGACGCAACCACCGGAAAACGCGTGCCCCAGCACCTCTAGAATGCCACGCATGACCCCACCGCCTGCTGAACCCGTGAAAGCCATGGTGAGTTACGCCTGGGGTCCGCCCGAGCATCAACAGCGCGTCACAACCCTGGTGGATCACCTGATTCGCAACGGCATTGACGTCACGTTCGATCAATACGACCTGCGCGATGGCGACGATGTCAACCGGTTCATGGAGCAGGCGGCCGCTCAGGGGAACATTCAGAAAGTCATCGCCATCTGCGACCCGAAGTACGTTCAGAAGATGAATGACCGGGCGGGCGGCGTCGGCCAGGAAGGCATGCTAATGAGCCCACACGTCATCGACCAGTTGCGCGGGTCCGGCCAGCCCGAGGGGTTCCGTGAGCGCCGGTTCATCCCCGTGATTTTCACGTGCAGGCCTGGAACGCTCGTCGAAGATCCCCGGAATCGTCCGACCATGTTCGGCTCCATGAAATTCATCGATATGAGCACAGACGAGGCGTACGACGCCAACTTCGAGCAGCTGCTGCGGTTTCTGCTGGACCGGCCTGAACTCGTCCGCCCCGCACTTGGGGAGGTGCCCGCGCACCTCCGCGCGGACGCGCCAGCGCGCCTACCCAGTCAGGTGCAGTTCGATACGTTACAGCGGCGCCTGGAGCGCGAGCAGGCGACCAAGCATCACTGGCGCGACTACCTCGAACAGGTGGAATTGGCCCTGCGGCAACTCAAACCCGCCACGCTGGTCGATGGCGCCTGGGAGTACGACGTTCACATCGCCCGAGAGGAGGCTGCTCGGTTTACTCCAGTTCGCGATCAGTTCGTCCGGGCCCTCCAACTGGGGATCCGTC encodes the following:
- a CDS encoding toll/interleukin-1 receptor domain-containing protein translates to MTPPPAEPVKAMVSYAWGPPEHQQRVTTLVDHLIRNGIDVTFDQYDLRDGDDVNRFMEQAAAQGNIQKVIAICDPKYVQKMNDRAGGVGQEGMLMSPHVIDQLRGSGQPEGFRERRFIPVIFTCRPGTLVEDPRNRPTMFGSMKFIDMSTDEAYDANFEQLLRFLLDRPELVRPALGEVPAHLRADAPARLPSQVQFDTLQRRLEREQATKHHWRDYLEQVELALRQLKPATLVDGAWEYDVHIAREEAARFTPVRDQFVRALQLGIRHGGLPMDEVVRFFERVMNLSGQLPDEPQYRRDGYVMRPVLFQHVDFLVLELTLYTTAILIAEDQVDALKALTEHTYFLRQRGDEKAVNFTVLRHISDESHLEHHLGRRWISPVGGWLSERATLQSVDTRALTQADILLYVKSGLEHDWESYDGRWYCTIGNFLELTSYFPLFGRFLSERVIRPWLPLFNSADVPAAQAALRKAFPDQTFGRGLNSRWGTVSMDVLLKLDTWGTRR